A window of the Burkholderia sp. 9120 genome harbors these coding sequences:
- a CDS encoding MoxR family ATPase: MQPASIDDTLAQLASQRYFASRELATALYLALRMERPLFVEGEPGVGKTELAKAAAGMLGTTMLRLQCYEGLDTASALYEWDYPRQIMALRLAEAAGERPDNDTLYRGEFLLKRPLLQALMPDEHHPGARRVLLIDEIDRADEPFEAFLLELLSDFQVSIPEYGTVRAAQPPLVVMTSNRTREVHDALKRRCLYQWIGYPERDRELEIVAARAPQTSAELQRRAVDFVHRLRGMDLFKAPGIAETIDWCRALEALSVTELDPQSVQNTLGVLLKYQDDLARVDAAQIAQCLAAPG; this comes from the coding sequence ATGCAGCCCGCTTCAATCGACGACACCCTCGCGCAACTCGCGAGCCAACGCTATTTCGCCAGCCGCGAACTCGCGACCGCGTTGTACCTTGCGCTGCGCATGGAGCGGCCGTTGTTCGTCGAAGGCGAGCCGGGCGTCGGCAAGACCGAACTCGCCAAAGCCGCCGCCGGCATGCTCGGTACGACGATGCTGCGGCTGCAATGCTACGAAGGGCTCGACACGGCCAGCGCGCTGTACGAGTGGGACTACCCGCGTCAGATCATGGCGCTGCGTCTCGCCGAAGCCGCCGGCGAACGCCCCGACAACGACACGCTGTATCGCGGCGAATTCCTGCTGAAGCGTCCGCTGCTGCAAGCGCTGATGCCCGACGAGCATCATCCGGGCGCGCGGCGGGTGCTGCTGATCGACGAGATCGATCGCGCCGACGAACCGTTCGAAGCGTTTCTGCTGGAACTGCTGTCGGATTTTCAGGTATCGATTCCCGAATACGGCACGGTGCGCGCGGCGCAGCCGCCGCTGGTCGTGATGACCTCGAACCGCACGCGCGAAGTGCACGACGCACTGAAGCGCCGTTGCCTGTACCAGTGGATCGGCTATCCGGAGCGCGATCGTGAGCTGGAGATCGTCGCCGCGCGGGCGCCGCAAACCTCGGCGGAATTGCAGCGACGCGCGGTCGATTTCGTGCATCGGCTGCGCGGCATGGATCTGTTCAAGGCGCCCGGGATTGCCGAAACGATCGACTGGTGCCGCGCATTGGAAGCACTGTCGGTGACGGAGCTTGATCCGCAGTCGGTGCAGAACACGTTGGGCGTGCTGCTGAAGTATCAGGACGATCTGGCGCGCGTCGATGCCGCGCAAATCGCGCAGTGTCTCGCCGCGCCGGGATAG
- a CDS encoding XdhC family protein, which produces MDSVDLEVLKSSARWLEEGHRALLVTVVKTWGSSPRPEGAMLAVRDDGLVVGSVSGGCIEDDLIDRVRQKGIEQTQPEAVKYGITAEEAHRFGLPCGGTIQLVLEPLAPQSGIAELCNAVEDGRLVARELDMATGAVRLGDAQATDGVLFDGERLLTIHGPRYRMLVIGAGQLSRYLCQIAVGLDYQVTVCDPREEYTEEWDIPGTKIVRTMPDDTVTDMKLDERCAVIALTHDPKLDDLALMEALKTPAFYVGALGSRRNNQARRERLKEFDLNDTELARLHGPVGIYIGSRTPPEIAVSILAEVTAAKNGVSLPTLLKVEGAKAAREIAASGDATCSV; this is translated from the coding sequence ATGGACAGCGTGGATCTCGAAGTCCTGAAGTCCAGCGCACGTTGGCTGGAAGAGGGACATCGCGCGCTACTGGTAACGGTGGTGAAGACGTGGGGCTCGTCGCCGCGTCCCGAGGGCGCGATGCTCGCGGTACGCGACGATGGACTCGTGGTCGGCTCGGTCTCGGGCGGCTGCATCGAAGACGATCTGATCGATCGGGTACGGCAAAAGGGTATCGAGCAGACGCAACCGGAAGCGGTGAAATACGGCATCACGGCGGAAGAAGCGCATCGTTTCGGCCTGCCCTGCGGCGGCACGATCCAGCTCGTGCTTGAACCGCTGGCGCCGCAAAGCGGCATCGCGGAACTGTGCAATGCGGTGGAAGACGGCCGCCTTGTCGCGCGCGAACTCGACATGGCGACCGGCGCGGTGCGACTCGGCGATGCGCAAGCCACGGACGGCGTGCTGTTTGACGGTGAGCGTCTGTTGACGATTCACGGCCCGCGTTACCGGATGCTGGTAATCGGCGCGGGGCAGTTGTCGCGCTATCTGTGTCAGATCGCGGTCGGGCTCGACTATCAGGTGACGGTGTGCGATCCGCGCGAAGAGTACACCGAGGAATGGGACATCCCCGGCACGAAGATCGTGCGCACCATGCCGGACGATACCGTGACCGACATGAAGCTCGACGAGCGTTGCGCGGTGATCGCGCTCACGCACGATCCGAAGCTCGACGACCTCGCGCTGATGGAAGCGTTGAAGACGCCGGCGTTTTACGTCGGCGCATTGGGCTCGCGGCGCAATAACCAGGCGCGGCGCGAACGGCTGAAGGAGTTCGATCTGAACGATACCGAACTGGCCCGCTTGCATGGGCCGGTGGGCATTTATATCGGCAGCCGCACGCCGCCGGAGATCGCGGTTTCGATTCTCGCCGAAGTGACGGCGGCCAAGAACGGCGTTTCGTTACCGACGCTGCTGAAGGTTGAAGGCGCGAAGGCCGCGCGGGAAATTGCGGCGTCCGGTGACGCGACATGCAGCGTGTAG
- a CDS encoding xanthine dehydrogenase family protein subunit M — protein sequence MYSFEYQRATDPKAAVAALAADSNAKFLAGGQSLLPTMRLRLAQPSQLIDVTRIPALKSISVDAQKVTIGAAVCHADVADHAELRRVSPGLAELAAHIGDRQVRALGTIGGSLANNDPAACYPAAAMALDATIVTERRRIAASDFFVGMYETALAPDELIVAVEFPVPECAAYEKFRNPASHFALVGVFVAKFASGVRVAVTGAASSVFRVPELESALSANFTPEAARAVTVSAADLNTDMHASADYRAHLIPVLAARAVTKAIG from the coding sequence ATGTATTCATTCGAGTATCAACGCGCGACGGATCCCAAAGCGGCCGTCGCCGCCCTTGCCGCCGACAGCAACGCGAAGTTCCTGGCCGGCGGTCAGAGCCTGTTGCCTACCATGCGCCTGCGTCTCGCGCAGCCGTCGCAACTGATCGACGTGACGCGGATTCCCGCGCTGAAATCGATCAGCGTCGACGCGCAAAAGGTGACGATCGGCGCAGCCGTCTGTCACGCCGACGTCGCGGATCACGCGGAGCTACGGCGCGTATCGCCGGGACTTGCGGAGCTTGCGGCGCACATCGGCGACCGGCAGGTGCGCGCGCTTGGCACGATCGGCGGATCGCTCGCGAACAACGATCCCGCCGCGTGCTATCCGGCCGCCGCGATGGCATTGGACGCGACCATCGTCACCGAGCGGCGACGCATTGCCGCGAGCGATTTTTTCGTCGGCATGTATGAGACCGCGCTCGCGCCTGACGAGCTGATCGTCGCCGTCGAGTTTCCCGTGCCCGAGTGCGCCGCCTACGAGAAATTCCGCAATCCGGCGTCGCACTTCGCGCTGGTCGGCGTGTTCGTCGCGAAGTTCGCGAGCGGCGTGCGGGTCGCGGTGACGGGCGCGGCGTCGTCGGTGTTTCGCGTGCCGGAGCTGGAAAGCGCGTTGTCGGCGAATTTCACGCCCGAGGCGGCTCGCGCGGTGACGGTGTCGGCGGCCGATCTGAACACCGACATGCACGCGAGCGCCGACTACCGCGCGCATCTGATTCCGGTGCTCGCCGCGCGCGCGGTGACGAAGGCGATCGGTTAG
- a CDS encoding serine/threonine protein kinase, protein MNDDTSDSQAGANSAAPFARLQPEIVLDALDSVLATVGVRTDGRMLPLNSYENRVYQVGVEDGPPVVAKFYRPERWSDAAILEEHAFVADLAAREIPAVPARAFEGRTLHSFEGFRFSIFERRGGRAPDLDRRDTLEWLGRFIGRIHAVGQTQNYTERPTLDIQTFGYEPRDFLLAQRFVPDDVRTAWETVVNLALEGVERAFERAGEIRLLRMHGDCHPSNVLWTDAGPHFVDFDDSRMGPAIQDLWLLLPGERGEASRALTDLLAGYEDFCDFEPRELYLVEALRTLRLIHYQAWLARRWDDPAFPAAFPWFNTQRYWEDRILELREQIGAMQEGPLWPV, encoded by the coding sequence ATGAACGACGACACTTCCGATTCCCAGGCCGGCGCGAATAGCGCTGCGCCCTTCGCCCGGCTCCAGCCGGAAATCGTGCTCGACGCGCTCGACAGCGTGCTCGCTACCGTCGGTGTACGAACCGACGGCCGCATGCTGCCGCTCAACAGCTACGAGAACCGCGTGTACCAGGTGGGCGTGGAAGACGGCCCGCCGGTAGTCGCGAAGTTCTATCGTCCCGAGCGCTGGAGCGACGCCGCCATTCTCGAAGAACACGCATTCGTCGCCGATCTTGCCGCACGCGAGATTCCGGCGGTGCCCGCGCGCGCGTTCGAAGGCCGCACGCTGCACAGCTTCGAGGGCTTCCGCTTTTCGATCTTCGAGCGTCGCGGCGGTCGTGCGCCCGATCTCGACCGGCGCGATACGCTCGAATGGCTGGGGCGTTTCATCGGCCGTATTCACGCGGTGGGGCAGACGCAAAACTACACCGAGCGTCCCACGCTCGATATCCAGACCTTCGGCTACGAGCCGCGCGATTTCCTGCTGGCACAACGCTTCGTGCCGGACGACGTGCGCACCGCGTGGGAAACCGTAGTGAATCTCGCGCTTGAAGGCGTCGAGCGTGCATTCGAGCGCGCCGGTGAGATTCGCCTGCTGCGCATGCACGGCGATTGTCATCCGAGCAATGTGCTGTGGACCGACGCGGGCCCGCATTTCGTCGACTTCGACGATAGCCGCATGGGGCCGGCGATTCAGGATTTGTGGCTGCTGCTGCCGGGCGAACGCGGCGAGGCGTCGCGCGCGCTGACGGATCTGCTCGCCGGTTACGAAGACTTCTGCGACTTCGAGCCACGTGAACTCTATCTGGTCGAAGCGTTGCGCACGCTGCGCCTGATTCACTATCAGGCGTGGCTCGCGCGCCGTTGGGACGACCCGGCGTTTCCGGCGGCGTTTCCGTGGTTCAACACACAGCGCTATTGGGAAGACCGCATTCTCGAATTGCGCGAGCAGATCGGCGCGATGCAGGAAGGACCGCTCTGGCCGGTTTGA
- a CDS encoding VWA domain-containing protein, which translates to MTTPDDTPTLARNVVHFVRVLRGAGLPMSPAHAVDALAALHWIDLDRRDDVRAALAASLVSAPDERDLFNAAFDLFWRDPDWEGKLRALLLPKVRDGLPPPKRNNRLADALAVRAPPSPHRKTPQETEQHELRAHATFSAEERLRHRDFDTLTADEWRTLRHLIRGQRLPLATEPTRRLKAASHGTHADLRASARHAVRSGGDWTVWKYRAVVERKPPLVLLLDISGSMSSYSRAVLYFCHALLQSRERLQVFLFGTRLTNATRALRERDPDVAIAALTDQVVDWSGGTRIGAALAEFNRRWARRVLTGRATVLLVTDGLDHEAIDVLDTEMARLHRFAHRIVWLNPLLRFSGFSPKARGVQAILPYVDAHRPVHNLDSLTAFGHDLAQLTRAPRPAVAARTTAGAPSWN; encoded by the coding sequence ATGACGACGCCCGACGATACGCCCACCCTCGCCCGCAACGTCGTCCATTTCGTGCGCGTGTTGCGCGGTGCGGGTTTGCCGATGTCGCCGGCGCATGCCGTCGACGCGCTCGCCGCGCTGCACTGGATCGATCTCGACCGCCGCGACGACGTGCGCGCCGCGCTGGCCGCGTCGCTGGTCTCCGCGCCCGACGAGCGCGACCTGTTCAACGCCGCCTTCGACCTGTTCTGGCGCGATCCCGACTGGGAAGGCAAGCTGCGCGCGCTGCTGCTGCCGAAAGTGCGCGACGGCCTGCCGCCGCCCAAACGCAATAATCGTCTCGCCGACGCGCTCGCCGTGCGCGCGCCGCCCTCGCCGCATCGCAAGACCCCGCAGGAAACCGAGCAGCACGAACTGCGCGCGCACGCCACCTTCAGCGCGGAAGAACGGCTGCGCCACCGCGATTTCGATACCCTCACCGCCGATGAATGGCGCACTTTGCGTCACCTGATCCGCGGCCAGCGCCTGCCGCTCGCCACCGAACCGACGCGCCGCCTGAAGGCCGCCTCGCACGGCACACATGCGGACTTGCGCGCGAGCGCGCGACACGCCGTGCGCTCGGGCGGCGACTGGACCGTGTGGAAGTATCGCGCGGTGGTCGAGCGCAAACCGCCGCTCGTGTTGCTGCTCGACATCTCCGGTTCGATGAGCAGTTATTCGCGCGCGGTGCTGTATTTCTGTCACGCGTTATTGCAGTCGCGCGAACGGCTGCAGGTGTTTCTGTTCGGCACGCGACTCACCAACGCGACGCGCGCGCTGCGCGAGCGCGACCCCGACGTCGCGATCGCCGCGCTCACCGATCAGGTGGTCGACTGGTCGGGCGGCACGCGGATCGGCGCGGCGCTCGCGGAATTCAACCGTCGCTGGGCGCGGCGCGTGCTGACCGGCCGGGCCACGGTGCTGCTCGTGACGGACGGCCTCGATCACGAAGCGATCGACGTGCTCGATACCGAAATGGCGCGCCTGCACCGCTTCGCGCATCGGATCGTCTGGCTCAATCCGCTGCTGCGTTTCAGCGGCTTTTCCCCGAAAGCGCGCGGCGTGCAGGCGATCCTGCCGTATGTCGACGCGCATCGTCCGGTTCATAATCTCGACAGCCTGACCGCGTTCGGCCACGACCTCGCGCAACTCACGCGCGCGCCGCGTCCCGCCGTCGCCGCCAGGACCACCGCAGGAGCGCCGTCATGGAACTGA
- a CDS encoding PepSY-associated TM helix domain-containing protein translates to MNAPDSIDMKSAAAGGSQYTAHTPQRGHHLMDDAEQAARRQRSRRANFIKWLRKVHGWVGLWGAVLGLMFGATGFLLNHRGGPLKVSSGEPQVEEMQIPVPQKPLRSPIDMAKWLQGELKIDGKPGKAKREPAHPVAWGDRSTMQPEFWQVGIFGTAQNVQAEYWVGNGFVAVKRTHNSFLTTMNNLHRGVGLSVGWVLLIDTIAGGMILLSLTGVLLWTELNKRRLVGVILVSGSVIAAVVCGLM, encoded by the coding sequence GTGAATGCGCCTGATTCGATCGATATGAAATCTGCTGCTGCCGGCGGCTCGCAATACACCGCGCACACGCCGCAGCGAGGTCATCATCTGATGGATGACGCCGAGCAGGCCGCACGGCGCCAGCGTTCACGGCGCGCGAACTTCATCAAGTGGCTGCGCAAGGTGCACGGCTGGGTCGGGTTGTGGGGCGCCGTGCTGGGCCTGATGTTCGGTGCGACCGGCTTCCTGCTGAATCACCGGGGCGGGCCGCTGAAGGTGTCGTCGGGCGAGCCGCAGGTCGAGGAAATGCAGATTCCGGTGCCGCAGAAACCGCTGCGTTCGCCGATAGACATGGCGAAGTGGCTACAAGGCGAATTGAAGATCGACGGCAAGCCGGGCAAGGCGAAGCGCGAGCCGGCGCATCCGGTGGCGTGGGGCGACCGCAGCACGATGCAGCCGGAGTTCTGGCAGGTCGGCATCTTCGGCACCGCGCAGAACGTGCAGGCCGAGTACTGGGTCGGCAACGGCTTTGTCGCGGTGAAGCGCACCCACAACTCGTTTCTCACGACGATGAACAATCTGCATCGCGGCGTGGGTTTGAGCGTCGGCTGGGTGTTGCTGATCGATACGATTGCCGGCGGGATGATTCTGCTGTCGCTGACCGGCGTGCTGCTGTGGACCGAGTTGAACAAACGCCGCCTGGTGGGCGTGATTCTGGTGAGTGGCTCAGTGATTGCCGCCGTGGTGTGCGGATTGATGTAA
- a CDS encoding DUF3857 and transglutaminase domain-containing protein translates to MRPSSVVCFALALSGWLAGVPSASASVPTKLDDPYTNEGETQTFTVNADGSFSKLDTMTLRVNNEAGVARVAQQYVWFNRNMADVQILEAYTTTADGVRHDVQPEQIRDVQEARSFDAPMFQDIQEKVIVFPAVEPGARVHLTYRKTQKQPIVPGQFSDFTPPDLAPTHNFHLIYDLPADKPLYADARGFTALQPVTRDGRTRYEYRYDKSHFSRLERGSIAYVSYGDRLMVSTFPDYAAFAATYRESAADPSAHDAAVTRLAQQLTAHDHTPRDKAKTLYDWVRRNVRYVAINVGRGAVVPHSASEILANRYGDCKDHVALYGALLDAAGVRNEPALISSGSIYTLPSVPGYGVINHIITWLPDLQQYADSTASNVEFGFLPSSDMNRPTVLVGQGVLASTPATALMTRSSDLSMKVEPDGSASFTYRLEAAGASAEQARAMLRMQTPAQREESIQAELRSANLRGTATLSTSDLSAVDGPLTITMKGTLESLVVPGAAASIPALTSLAGGFEADTRYWLGERQRTQPFVCHNLTLHEHARIELPANFRVLDMPEAKRTQDRFVDFQSQYTFDPLSNVVTMTREGATHFDSDVCTPDDFAQMRPAMEAIGRDVRAEVIVKSTLVESSSVASQAP, encoded by the coding sequence ATGCGCCCTTCTTCCGTGGTTTGTTTCGCCCTGGCGTTGTCCGGCTGGTTGGCCGGCGTTCCTTCGGCGAGCGCGAGCGTGCCAACCAAACTGGACGATCCCTACACGAACGAAGGCGAGACGCAGACCTTCACCGTGAACGCCGACGGCTCCTTCTCCAAGCTCGACACGATGACGCTGCGCGTGAACAACGAAGCCGGCGTTGCGCGTGTGGCGCAGCAATACGTCTGGTTCAATCGCAACATGGCGGACGTGCAGATCCTCGAGGCCTACACGACGACCGCCGACGGTGTGCGTCACGACGTGCAGCCCGAGCAGATCCGCGACGTGCAGGAAGCCCGTTCGTTCGACGCGCCGATGTTCCAGGACATTCAGGAAAAGGTAATCGTGTTCCCCGCGGTCGAGCCGGGCGCCCGCGTGCATCTCACCTACCGCAAGACGCAGAAGCAGCCCATCGTGCCGGGCCAGTTCAGCGACTTCACGCCGCCCGACCTCGCGCCGACGCACAACTTCCATCTGATCTACGACCTGCCCGCCGACAAACCGCTCTATGCCGACGCGCGCGGCTTCACCGCCTTGCAACCGGTCACGCGCGACGGCCGCACGCGCTACGAGTATCGCTACGACAAGTCGCACTTCAGCCGGCTGGAGCGCGGCTCGATTGCGTACGTGTCGTATGGCGATCGGCTGATGGTCTCGACTTTCCCCGACTACGCCGCGTTCGCCGCGACCTACCGCGAATCCGCGGCGGACCCGAGCGCGCACGACGCCGCCGTCACGCGTCTCGCGCAACAGCTCACCGCTCACGACCACACACCGCGCGACAAAGCCAAAACGCTGTACGACTGGGTTCGCCGCAACGTCCGCTATGTGGCGATCAATGTAGGGCGCGGCGCGGTGGTGCCGCATAGCGCGAGCGAGATCCTCGCGAACCGCTACGGCGACTGCAAGGACCACGTCGCGTTATACGGCGCGTTGCTCGACGCGGCCGGCGTGCGTAACGAGCCGGCGCTGATCAGCAGCGGCTCGATCTATACGCTGCCGAGCGTGCCGGGCTACGGCGTCATCAATCACATCATTACGTGGCTGCCGGATTTGCAGCAGTACGCCGATTCGACCGCGTCGAATGTCGAATTCGGTTTTCTGCCTTCGTCGGATATGAACCGGCCGACCGTGCTGGTCGGCCAGGGCGTACTGGCGAGCACCCCCGCCACCGCGCTCATGACGCGTAGCAGCGACCTGTCGATGAAGGTCGAACCGGATGGTTCGGCGAGCTTCACCTACCGGCTGGAAGCGGCCGGCGCGTCCGCCGAACAGGCCCGCGCGATGTTGCGCATGCAGACGCCCGCGCAACGCGAGGAATCGATTCAGGCCGAGTTGCGCAGCGCGAATCTGCGCGGCACGGCGACGCTCAGCACCAGCGACCTGAGCGCTGTCGACGGTCCGTTGACGATCACGATGAAAGGCACGCTGGAAAGTCTCGTCGTGCCGGGCGCGGCGGCATCGATTCCGGCGCTGACGAGTCTGGCCGGCGGCTTCGAAGCGGACACGCGCTATTGGCTGGGCGAACGTCAGCGCACGCAACCGTTCGTTTGCCACAACCTCACCTTGCACGAACACGCGCGTATCGAACTGCCCGCGAATTTCCGCGTGCTCGACATGCCGGAGGCGAAACGCACGCAAGACCGCTTCGTCGATTTTCAGTCGCAGTACACGTTCGATCCGCTCAGCAACGTCGTCACGATGACGCGCGAAGGCGCCACGCATTTCGACAGCGACGTCTGCACGCCCGACGACTTCGCGCAGATGCGTCCCGCGATGGAAGCGATCGGCCGCGACGTGCGCGCCGAGGTGATTGTTAAATCGACGCTGGTGGAATCGTCGAGCGTGGCGTCGCAGGCGCCGTGA
- a CDS encoding carbon monoxide dehydrogenase subunit G — protein MELTDTHTLPVSQQRTWDALNDTEILRACIPGCESIDPDGENAYLVALSAAVGPVKARFKGRMQLTDIDAPNGYSIVFEGQGGAAGFAKGNARVTLEADGDAATKLAYTASAQVGGKLAQIGSRLVDGAARKIAGEFFKRFDELVSGEGGDSAESLDAAAPEGTEPAADPTAQDNTAQNEAADAESGGDATKRKKSWTAWISKS, from the coding sequence ATGGAACTGACCGACACCCACACACTGCCGGTTTCGCAGCAACGAACGTGGGACGCGTTGAACGACACGGAAATTTTGCGCGCCTGCATTCCGGGCTGCGAAAGCATCGATCCCGACGGTGAGAACGCGTATCTGGTCGCGCTGAGCGCTGCGGTCGGCCCCGTCAAGGCGCGTTTCAAAGGACGCATGCAACTGACCGACATCGACGCGCCGAACGGCTACAGCATCGTGTTCGAAGGCCAGGGCGGCGCCGCGGGTTTCGCCAAGGGCAATGCGCGCGTCACGCTCGAAGCCGACGGCGACGCCGCCACGAAACTCGCCTACACGGCGAGCGCGCAGGTGGGCGGCAAGCTCGCGCAGATCGGTTCCAGACTGGTGGATGGCGCGGCGCGTAAAATCGCGGGCGAATTCTTCAAGCGCTTCGACGAGCTGGTGAGTGGCGAGGGTGGCGACAGCGCTGAAAGCTTGGACGCAGCCGCCCCGGAAGGCACCGAGCCAGCAGCCGATCCAACGGCGCAGGACAATACAGCACAGAATGAGGCCGCGGACGCCGAGTCCGGCGGCGACGCAACGAAAAGGAAGAAATCATGGACAGCGTGGATCTCGAAGTCCTGA
- a CDS encoding xanthine dehydrogenase family protein molybdopterin-binding subunit, translated as MNAPDTHLIGASVERKEDYRFLTGNGQYTDDIVLPQQTYAVFLRSPHAHAKLTSIDTTTARQSPGVIAIFTGADMAADNVGGLPCGWLIHSTDGKPMNEPPHPIIAHTKVRHVGDQVALVIADSIKAAKDAAELIEVDYDVLPAVVDTAHASDPGQAAVHDEVPDNICYNWGHGDKAATDAAFAKATHVTTLDIVNNRLIPNAIEPRAVNASYSVQDDSYTLYVANQNPHVERLLMAAFVLSLPESKLRVIAPDVGGGFGSKIFLYAEDVALTWASKKIRRPVKWTAERSEAFVSDAHGRDHLTHAELAMDADGKFLAMRIHTTANMGAYLSTFASSVPTILYATLLAGQYATPAIYAEVKAVFTNTVPVDAYRGAGRPEATYVVERLVETAARDMKLDPAEIRRRNFIRQFPYATPVGLTYDTGDYDTLLARSLELADVKGFAARKQQSEQNGKLRGLGYSCYIEACGLAPSNIAGALGARAGLFEVGQIRVHPTGSVTVFTGSHSHGQGHETTFAQVVADRLGIGLESVEIVHGDTGRIPFGMGTYGSRSIAVGGSAIMKALDKIETKAKKIAAHLLEAAVEDIEFKDGVFRVAGTDRTKAFAEISLAAYVPHNYPLDVLEPGLEESAFYDPTNFTYPAGAYICEIEVDPDTGVCRIQQFTAVDDFGNVINPMIVTGQVHGGLAQGIGQAMLERCVYDNESGQLLSGSYMDYAMPHASDLPDFTVETAKGTPCTHNPLGVKGCGEAGAIGSPPAVINAILDALAPLGVTDLQMPATPHRVWSAIRAAKQP; from the coding sequence ATGAACGCACCCGACACCCATCTGATCGGCGCTTCGGTCGAACGTAAGGAAGACTACCGTTTCCTCACCGGCAACGGTCAGTACACCGACGACATCGTCCTGCCGCAGCAAACCTACGCCGTGTTCCTGCGCTCGCCGCACGCGCATGCCAAGCTCACCAGTATCGACACCACAACGGCCCGGCAATCGCCCGGCGTGATCGCGATCTTCACCGGCGCGGACATGGCGGCGGACAACGTCGGCGGCCTGCCGTGCGGCTGGCTGATCCACAGCACCGACGGCAAGCCGATGAACGAGCCGCCGCATCCGATCATCGCGCATACGAAAGTGCGGCACGTCGGCGATCAGGTCGCGCTGGTGATTGCCGATTCAATCAAGGCCGCGAAAGACGCCGCCGAACTGATCGAAGTCGATTACGACGTGCTGCCCGCCGTGGTCGACACTGCGCACGCGTCCGATCCAGGCCAGGCCGCCGTGCACGACGAAGTGCCCGACAACATCTGCTACAACTGGGGCCACGGCGACAAAGCCGCGACCGACGCCGCGTTCGCCAAAGCCACGCACGTCACCACGCTCGACATCGTCAACAACCGCCTGATCCCGAACGCGATCGAACCGCGCGCGGTCAACGCGAGCTACTCGGTGCAGGACGACAGCTACACGCTGTACGTCGCGAATCAGAACCCGCACGTGGAGCGTTTGCTGATGGCGGCGTTCGTCCTGTCGCTGCCGGAATCGAAACTGCGCGTGATCGCGCCGGACGTGGGCGGCGGCTTCGGCTCGAAGATTTTCCTGTACGCCGAAGACGTCGCGCTGACGTGGGCGTCGAAGAAAATCCGCCGTCCGGTGAAGTGGACCGCCGAGCGCTCGGAAGCGTTCGTCTCCGACGCGCACGGCCGCGACCACTTGACCCACGCCGAACTCGCGATGGACGCCGACGGCAAGTTCCTCGCCATGCGCATCCACACGACCGCCAACATGGGCGCGTATCTGTCGACGTTTGCGTCGAGCGTGCCGACCATCCTGTACGCGACGCTACTCGCCGGCCAGTACGCCACGCCCGCGATCTATGCGGAGGTCAAAGCGGTCTTCACCAACACGGTTCCCGTGGATGCCTATCGCGGCGCCGGCCGTCCTGAGGCGACCTACGTGGTCGAGCGGCTGGTCGAAACCGCCGCGCGCGACATGAAGCTCGATCCGGCAGAGATCCGCCGCCGCAACTTCATCCGCCAGTTTCCGTACGCGACGCCGGTCGGCCTCACCTACGACACCGGCGACTACGACACCCTGCTCGCGCGCTCGCTCGAACTCGCGGACGTCAAAGGTTTCGCCGCGCGCAAGCAGCAATCCGAACAGAACGGCAAGCTGCGCGGCCTCGGCTACTCGTGCTACATCGAAGCCTGCGGTCTCGCGCCGTCGAACATCGCGGGCGCGTTGGGCGCGCGGGCGGGTCTGTTCGAAGTCGGGCAGATTCGCGTGCATCCAACCGGTTCGGTCACCGTCTTCACCGGTTCGCATAGTCACGGCCAGGGGCACGAAACGACCTTCGCGCAAGTGGTCGCGGACCGGCTCGGTATTGGGCTGGAAAGCGTCGAGATCGTGCACGGCGACACCGGCCGGATTCCGTTCGGCATGGGCACATATGGCTCGCGCTCGATCGCGGTGGGCGGCTCGGCGATCATGAAGGCGCTCGACAAGATCGAAACCAAGGCGAAGAAAATCGCCGCGCATCTGCTCGAAGCCGCGGTGGAAGACATCGAGTTCAAGGACGGCGTGTTCCGCGTCGCGGGCACTGATCGCACCAAGGCCTTCGCCGAGATTTCGCTGGCGGCCTACGTGCCGCACAACTATCCGCTCGACGTGCTCGAACCAGGCCTTGAGGAAAGCGCGTTCTACGATCCGACCAACTTCACCTATCCGGCTGGCGCGTACATCTGCGAGATCGAGGTCGATCCTGACACGGGTGTGTGCCGGATCCAGCAGTTCACCGCTGTGGACGATTTCGGCAACGTGATCAACCCGATGATCGTCACGGGCCAGGTGCATGGCGGGCTCGCGCAAGGCATCGGCCAGGCGATGCTGGAGCGCTGCGTGTACGACAACGAGAGCGGCCAGTTGCTGTCCGGCTCGTACATGGATTACGCAATGCCGCATGCGTCCGATCTGCCGGACTTCACCGTCGAAACCGCGAAGGGCACGCCGTGTACGCACAATCCGCTCGGCGTGAAAGGTTGCGGTGAAGCTGGCGCGATCGGCTCGCCGCCGGCCGTGATCAATGCGATTCTCGACGCGCTCGCGCCGCTTGGCGTGACGGACCTGCAAATGCCGGCGACGCCGCATCGCGTGTGGTCCGCGATTCGCGCGGCGAAGCAACCGTAA